The genomic region TCCCGGACTATTAAGCCAACCAATTATTGCTTGTTTTGCTGGTTCATTATACCCTATGTTAAATGCCACATTTTCCGCAGCATTATTATATTGCAAATGGATGGATTTAACCCGTTGCTCAAAACCATGATGGCTAAATTTTACCGTACCATTAGCCATATTTTGACTATGAATTCTTGCCTGTTTAGTGATGTTTAAATTCAAGGTTAATTTTGATAATCCTTGAGCAACACGATACTGATTAATTTCTTCAAAAACCAATTTTTCCAACTTGTTATTCTGGTGGGAAGCAACAGCTCGGGTAGAACCATTAAATGAGGGAGCAGATGAGATTTTTTTAGTAACATTACTAGCGGAAATAGCATCAGTTACCAATCCACTGGTAAGGACAAGTGTAGTTAAACCAATTCCGAAAGCAGTTTGTCGGAACATAGAGAAATCCCCAGATAGTGTATGAGTTTGTTGGACATATACTCTATCTTTCAATGCTCAAAAGAACTACCAGGAAGGATACTTCCAGTATATGTCTATGGTGGATGGTACTTTTGGTGCTATCCTCAATACATTCTCAACTACAAAATATATAAAAAACAGTATCTTGTGACAGATACCTGAATAGTTTATGGGGAAAATTAGGTTAGAAATTGATTAACAGATTAAGGTCTCATGATGATAACATAGGTACTTCCATCACCAACAGCTCGGATTGTTGAAAGACTTGAATGTGCAGATCTTCCTCCAGTCCCAGTCCATCCCGAGGAAATAGCTCTTTGCCATTGACGTTTGCAAATCCTGATATTACGAACACATACACACCTTGACCTTTTCCGTGCAACTTATATTCCACACTAGTTTCTTCTAGATCTGCCAAAGAAAACCAAGCATCTTGATTGATCCCTAGTCCTTCACCATCAGAAGAAACCACTGTTTGCAACTTTTGCCTGCGATCGATAGGATTGAAGGCTTTTTGTTCATATCTAGGCTGAACACCTATCTTCTTGGGTAAGACCCAGATTTGAAGGAGTTTGAGATCCTCATCACCATGGTTGAATTCTGAATGGAGGACACCTGTTCCTGCACTCATGGACTGAATCTCCCCCTTTTGCAGCACTTGAGAGTTTCCCATACTATCTTCGTGTCTAAGAGAACCTTGAAGAGGTATGGTCACAATTTCCATATTCCTGTGGGGGTGGGTAGCAAATCCCCCACGAGCAGCTATATGGTCATCGTTGATGACGCGAAGAGCCCCAAATCCCATACGAGAAGGATCATGATAGTTGGCGAAGCTAAATGTGTGTTTCGCTTTAAGCCACCCGTGGTCTGCCATACCCCTGGTGTTTGCTCCATGGTAAATCATTGGAAACCTGGCCAAAATTTATCTTGATTGTAAGAAAATCTGGGTGAAAAAAATTTCCCCCTTATTATTGACCGCAACACCAATACCAGTTAGGTTATAATCACCTCGAATGTTTTTTAAATGTCCCGGACTTTTTAACCAACCTCGAACCGCAGTAGTAGCAGAATCTTGGACTCCTTGATTATAAGCCACATTTTCCGCTACACCACGGTAGCTAATGTTAACTGCTTTAACTCGTTTATCAAAGTCTTGATGACTAAAGGGAACTTTGCCACTAGCCATGTTTTGACTGTGAATCCTAGCTTGTTTATCAATGCTAGGGTTACGGGTTAGGGTAAGTAACTTCTGATTAACACGATACTGATTGATTTGTTGGAAAACTTGAGTTTCTAAGTTGGCACTATTCAAATTGTTCTGAGCTAATTTATAGCTGTTATTAGGTAGAAAGGATGGAATTAAGTTAGTTACTCCACCATTAGTAGATGCAATTAAAAGCCCTGCACCAATAGCCGAAATACTTATTTTTAACATAATCCTTTAAATCAACTTTAGTTGTGTGCTACTATAATAGGGTGAATCCTAACCATATTACCAATTTTGACAACTTATGGCTAGAACTATTCTCTCTTTACACCTATCCTTATTTGCTTTATTGATTGGTAACTCAATCGCTTTTGGACAAACTGGCGTAGTTGTTCCCACCGTACCCTCAGACTCAACCACTCCATCTAATCCCCCATCCAGCACACCCACCCAAATACCCACTCCCAACAACCCTAGCACCAATAGGTTCAGTTGTCAGTATTATGATGGTAAATATACTGTTATGTATCAACCCCAAAGTCAACCAGGGCGATTTTTTACCTGGGCTATACCCCAGTCCTTGGGTGGTGGTTGGAACCCGCAAAACCGCTGTCAGGCGA from Cylindrospermopsis curvispora GIHE-G1 harbors:
- a CDS encoding pirin family protein, whose amino-acid sequence is MIYHGANTRGMADHGWLKAKHTFSFANYHDPSRMGFGALRVINDDHIAARGGFATHPHRNMEIVTIPLQGSLRHEDSMGNSQVLQKGEIQSMSAGTGVLHSEFNHGDEDLKLLQIWVLPKKIGVQPRYEQKAFNPIDRRQKLQTVVSSDGEGLGINQDAWFSLADLEETSVEYKLHGKGQGVYVFVISGFANVNGKELFPRDGLGLEEDLHIQVFQQSELLVMEVPMLSS
- a CDS encoding CAP domain-containing protein; this translates as MLKISISAIGAGLLIASTNGGVTNLIPSFLPNNSYKLAQNNLNSANLETQVFQQINQYRVNQKLLTLTRNPSIDKQARIHSQNMASGKVPFSHQDFDKRVKAVNISYRGVAENVAYNQGVQDSATTAVRGWLKSPGHLKNIRGDYNLTGIGVAVNNKGEIFFTQIFLQSR
- a CDS encoding CAP domain-containing protein — encoded protein: MFRQTAFGIGLTTLVLTSGLVTDAISASNVTKKISSAPSFNGSTRAVASHQNNKLEKLVFEEINQYRVAQGLSKLTLNLNITKQARIHSQNMANGTVKFSHHGFEQRVKSIHLQYNNAAENVAFNIGYNEPAKQAIIGWLNSPGHLRNIRGKFELTGVGVAKNDKGEVYLTQIFINTPHRYSRKISSRSPAF